The Verrucomicrobiota bacterium genome window below encodes:
- a CDS encoding DNA-3-methyladenine glycosylase 2 family protein encodes MTPDALRHLSSQCSTMDRLIREHGDCRLVADPRRSPFESLVRAVAHQQLNGTAAESILGRFRALFPGKRFPGPADLAAISDEALRGAGFSRAKIAALRDIAEKTVAGVVPSSRAIARMTDDEIIARLTQVRGVGRWTVEMMLIFKLGRADVWPVDDFGVRNGYRIAYDLPALPSAKELHLLGERWRPHRTTAAWYLWRAADAARKTKAVRGINA; translated from the coding sequence ATGACTCCTGACGCCCTGCGACACCTTTCAAGCCAGTGCAGCACCATGGATCGCCTGATCCGCGAACACGGCGACTGCAGGCTCGTGGCCGACCCGCGCCGTTCACCCTTCGAATCGCTGGTGCGCGCCGTCGCTCATCAGCAATTGAACGGTACGGCGGCCGAGAGCATCCTGGGCCGGTTCCGAGCGCTTTTTCCGGGAAAGCGTTTTCCGGGTCCGGCGGACCTTGCCGCGATTTCCGATGAGGCGCTGCGTGGGGCCGGCTTTTCCCGGGCGAAGATCGCCGCGTTGCGAGATATCGCCGAAAAGACCGTTGCCGGCGTCGTCCCGAGTTCTCGTGCGATCGCGCGAATGACGGACGACGAGATCATCGCGCGCCTCACGCAGGTACGCGGGGTGGGCCGGTGGACGGTCGAGATGATGCTGATTTTTAAACTTGGCCGCGCCGATGTATGGCCCGTGGACGACTTCGGGGTACGCAACGGTTACCGGATCGCGTACGATTTGCCGGCACTGCCTTCCGCAAAAGAGTTGCATCTGCTGGGGGAACGCTGGCGCCCGCATCGCACGACGGCTGCATGGTACCTCTGGCGCGCCGCGGATGCCGCGCGGAAAACGAAAGCTGTTCGCGGGATAAATGCGTAG
- a CDS encoding bile acid:sodium symporter, translating into MKNVARGPAVQSPSTKAAILPKPSGSTGWFRGNGFLLGLGVAVVLGFVFPQGGARNGVLHPELVGDSGIALILFLQGLSIPLNKMRTGAGNWRLHATIQTFTFIVFPLVGLAFAAVIPRMWPDEPPPIRAGMLYLCVLPSTVSTSVVLTAVAGGNVAGAIFSAAFSNIIGVVLTPVCVQFLMSTTGQHGHFGALLGQILLLTLVPFTIGMLVRPFVWQFVDANKRWVNWISNAVILFIVYSAFSDSVQNRIWQKFGYGLTLGVLAMIIALYVTISCLVQLASHWLKLNREDFIAAYFCSVKKTLAMGVPLAILIFGTRADLSLILLPIMFYHPFQLLVNGILANRWAGQTAPR; encoded by the coding sequence ATGAAAAACGTTGCGCGCGGTCCTGCCGTTCAGAGTCCGTCCACCAAAGCCGCCATTCTGCCGAAGCCAAGCGGCTCAACCGGCTGGTTTAGAGGAAACGGCTTCCTGCTTGGGTTGGGCGTAGCCGTCGTCCTTGGATTCGTCTTTCCGCAGGGGGGCGCCCGGAACGGGGTATTGCACCCGGAACTTGTCGGTGATTCGGGCATCGCGCTGATCCTGTTCCTGCAAGGGCTCTCGATTCCCCTAAACAAGATGCGCACCGGCGCCGGCAACTGGCGGCTGCATGCGACCATTCAAACCTTCACATTCATCGTGTTCCCGCTGGTCGGTCTGGCCTTCGCCGCCGTCATACCTCGGATGTGGCCCGATGAACCGCCCCCGATCCGCGCGGGTATGCTCTACCTTTGCGTGCTGCCCTCGACCGTGTCGACCTCGGTTGTGCTGACCGCCGTAGCGGGAGGTAACGTGGCCGGTGCGATCTTCAGTGCAGCCTTTTCAAACATCATCGGCGTCGTCCTGACCCCGGTCTGCGTGCAGTTCCTGATGTCCACCACCGGTCAGCATGGGCACTTCGGCGCCTTGCTGGGCCAAATCCTCCTGCTTACCCTGGTGCCCTTCACCATCGGCATGCTGGTGCGCCCCTTCGTCTGGCAATTTGTCGACGCGAACAAGCGTTGGGTTAACTGGATCAGCAATGCCGTGATCCTGTTTATCGTCTACAGCGCGTTCTCCGACTCCGTCCAAAACCGGATCTGGCAAAAGTTCGGCTACGGGCTGACGCTCGGCGTCCTGGCCATGATCATCGCGCTCTACGTTACCATTTCCTGTTTGGTCCAGTTGGCGAGTCACTGGCTGAAACTCAATCGTGAGGATTTCATCGCGGCTTACTTCTGTTCCGTGAAAAAAACGCTCGCCATGGGAGTGCCGCTGGCGATCCTCATCTTCGGGACTCGCGCCGACCTGAGCCTGATCCTTTTGCCGATCATGTTTTATCACCCGTTCCAGCTTCTGGTGAACGGTATCCTGGCAAATCGTTGGGCCGGACAGACGGCGCCCCGATAA
- a CDS encoding NADAR family protein: MQRIFFRNDLACPHGMLCNASDHPIELDDRRWPTVEHYYQAQKFLEFDLQEIIRRAVTARRAVELGRNPCLPLRADWHDVREAIMYRALRAKFTQHPHLAGQLILTGDAQLINDSPDDAQWGAGPDRSGRNRLGILLMRLRAELAAPRKPAVRAAA, translated from the coding sequence ATGCAACGAATCTTTTTCCGGAACGACCTCGCGTGTCCTCACGGCATGCTTTGTAATGCGTCCGATCACCCGATCGAACTGGATGACCGTCGTTGGCCGACCGTAGAACATTATTATCAGGCTCAGAAGTTCCTTGAGTTTGATCTCCAGGAGATCATCCGGCGTGCCGTCACGGCCCGGCGGGCGGTTGAGCTGGGGCGAAACCCTTGCTTGCCGTTGCGTGCGGACTGGCACGACGTGAGGGAGGCCATCATGTACCGGGCGCTGCGGGCCAAATTCACCCAGCATCCGCACCTGGCCGGCCAGTTGATCCTGACGGGCGATGCCCAGCTTATCAACGATTCGCCGGACGACGCCCAATGGGGGGCCGGTCCCGACCGGTCCGGACGAAATCGCCTTGGGATACTGCTGATGCGGCTAAGGGCCGAACTCGCGGCGCCCCGCAAACCCGCCGTCCGGGCGGCAGCCTAG
- a CDS encoding MFS transporter translates to MRLLEAPVAPSLPPPRPPFYLNRAFGCFWLGQTVSTLGSQVTAFAIPLLAAMTLHANPAQMGLLRAAEFAPFLIFTLPAGVWADFGIRRLLMISTNVVQSAVLTLVPIAALAGFLRLEALYFLMFAMGSLKTIFEMSYQTYVPEIVNRDQLVGANAKIMLSYSLGQSAGPGFAGVLVEILGAPAAVLIDSFTYLLCAFSILQIDHREEKRFTPHHLMISQIVEGFRFVTKQTHIRALLWLLSLQNFFMNAVMAVLVLFVTRELGIRPGLFGVIVSLGGLGAITGALAAQRVGPIIGPGPLVIVTCLLSSLAAFCFPAAHDGNLPGMILLTGAYFVLSVAGSAITVYAWTIRQTLTPKRMLGKMNGAFRFCVTGVMPFGALFGGWLGGCIGIRTTLVLVACGWAAGCLLACFSPLRGLRTLVSAD, encoded by the coding sequence GTGAGACTGCTTGAAGCTCCCGTTGCGCCTTCCCTCCCCCCGCCACGCCCGCCGTTTTACCTGAACCGCGCTTTCGGTTGTTTCTGGTTAGGTCAAACGGTTTCCACATTAGGCTCACAGGTTACCGCTTTCGCCATCCCGCTGCTTGCAGCGATGACGCTGCATGCGAACCCTGCGCAGATGGGCTTACTTCGGGCCGCGGAGTTTGCCCCCTTCCTGATTTTCACGCTGCCGGCCGGCGTCTGGGCCGATTTCGGCATCCGCCGGCTGCTGATGATTTCCACGAACGTCGTACAAAGCGCCGTGCTTACCTTGGTACCAATCGCGGCGCTGGCGGGTTTTTTGCGTTTGGAAGCCTTGTATTTCCTGATGTTTGCGATGGGATCGCTCAAGACCATCTTTGAGATGTCCTACCAGACGTACGTTCCGGAGATCGTGAACCGGGACCAATTAGTCGGCGCGAACGCAAAGATCATGTTGTCATATTCGCTCGGCCAATCGGCCGGGCCGGGTTTTGCCGGTGTACTGGTTGAGATCCTGGGCGCACCGGCCGCCGTTCTCATCGACTCATTCACCTACCTATTATGCGCATTCAGCATCCTTCAGATTGATCACCGTGAGGAGAAGCGGTTCACTCCTCATCACCTGATGATCAGCCAGATCGTGGAAGGATTCCGCTTCGTGACCAAACAGACTCACATTCGCGCCTTACTCTGGCTTCTGAGTCTTCAAAATTTCTTTATGAATGCGGTCATGGCAGTGCTCGTGCTTTTTGTAACTCGCGAGTTAGGCATCCGCCCCGGGCTGTTCGGCGTCATTGTCAGTCTGGGAGGATTGGGCGCGATCACCGGAGCATTGGCCGCACAACGAGTCGGGCCTATCATCGGCCCGGGTCCGCTCGTGATCGTTACCTGCCTGCTCTCATCGTTAGCCGCCTTCTGCTTTCCCGCGGCGCACGACGGAAACCTGCCCGGCATGATTTTGTTAACCGGCGCCTATTTTGTGCTGAGTGTAGCCGGATCGGCCATTACCGTCTACGCCTGGACGATCCGCCAGACGCTGACGCCAAAGCGAATGCTCGGCAAAATGAATGGCGCATTTCGATTTTGCGTGACCGGCGTGATGCCATTCGGCGCTTTGTTTGGGGGGTGGCTGGGAGGCTGCATAGGTATTCGCACCACCTTGGTGCTGGTGGCTTGCGGCTGGGCGGCTGGTTGTCTCCTGGCATGCTTCTCGCCGCTGAGAGGCCTGCGGACGCTCGTCTCGGCGGACTGA